From the Anguilla anguilla isolate fAngAng1 chromosome 8, fAngAng1.pri, whole genome shotgun sequence genome, one window contains:
- the ahdc1 gene encoding AT-hook DNA-binding motif-containing protein 1 yields the protein MSRLSGRLRSGGVRLSCGLLAEDDCLELEGPAGWGGDGGHAGATGGAPATASGASLHYGFFSSPSLANGLRSPEDQLHRRPRIGARRRRQPGQLEQPEQSEFPLQLEQLEQLEQLPQTCPEQQIQGQVGTDSSPLTNQPTVVPPQILTGSPHPEVYSTSSQPHPLPYYPPTPHNPPERDIDTQACPITAASPPRPAPIPNPILAPSVVPVPAEGERKYALRSSGRPRFPCRLRKSSRLRRPMEDEDRREEREDEVAQEEEKMWKGEALGLGLGLGLGEESLLPEGASMSGELRPMPQAAALGRMEMSAPEPTQQAPGSPSSRGRRRGRCVGVRKIVVKVARIPVSLSRRQKSYKISSMEAPAQLTGQEGGRGPGAEGCEGAGGAESGAVAPREPTALLKMKNNGKSVMVMFPPGELPVILKRRRGRPPKQVLPGQPDPREVRANVANTGEPKKQRRRRRVKLPSPQPSYVADTNDVKAEYGDVLSKLAFLNRQPPATGRCSPPRCWTPSEPESFHTPPENPGISTLLHRLTGFRRRGGRAGCTGARGGGVAGSSEAFKSSFSDFFETIGKKRKVPPSEPGQSRKRGKGAAAGLSRAALLGAEPGGLAPGEKPVRKRRSRKNGVLKSGQGQQEQDGANGGGSWAVKGGDRERGLGYQGCSSPRGGFTSCDMGKGGFYPSPGASGGGAGSDEAQGLFAGYFRSLLDSDDSSDLLDISLSSPASRPDSRKLGPGYESSSPAPSQRWSPAFPKRTPKGPSPANDGPLQPQCSTPGRPPYSYSLSQTSPTTSFPKSAPPTLSLSRSPSSPHPSSSSFPQYLSGYSSGQPAGAGSATPQQQRLSDCSYSYGAGLGSGKAASVSPAGQCHMGFSSFQAAQAKRGFSSYPGSAHSMRGEPGPLAGPASPGGSYMAMAKSPFPSSSPPESCRQFPSSQWGYRQGYQGWGNDNFGPHQYHVYNDYGTSGSHESKDILDISNYTPQKVKQRSFSETFSESSSDSSHLGPAGASMGGGGSGGYRPRDNLPSGEVQSSLSSLEKLMLDWHESSAGSSYNWSQNVLFQGGSKPGRGRRKRAEPQGEREGCPLSFPPGSPSSSPSPVPGSKRSPMAARQSRGPRGRGGFSSCQRERAPPGKPKPQKSPASVTQAGGAGLFQDTLDYYSGDSSSLSPLPSQQQGYSMEVCEYSSPYSVHPSTPSSDERFAQIFPGETAALSPGISLQPDVLKPYPKAAHPPAFSVPSRTFSPSCSPTPRLLPSCGAANSPHRAPNKDFSQYDSPSYCGSPCWYGQGGSLAGSPHSYEADRPSVSAMPPHARTEKRDLSQVGGAGLRSAPPTTSPYPTPLHRGSSSSSSCATVGLDSPLPEDLGFSLHPDSYPALAQRYAPQAPRGGVLCQLLDQPAEDGFTVTSL from the coding sequence ATGAGCCGCCTGTCGGGGCGCCTGCGCTCAGGGGGCGTGCGTCTCAGCTGCGGGCTGCTCGCCGAGGACGACTGCTTGGAGCTGGAGGGCCcggcgggttgggggggtgaCGGGGGCCATGCGGGGGCCACCGGAGGGGCCCCTGCAACAGCCTCTGGGGCCTCCCTCCATTATGgcttcttctcctccccctccctggccAACGGCCTGCGCAGCCCGGAGGACCAGCTGCACAGGAGGCCCAGGATCGGGGCCAGGAGGCGCAGGCAGCCCGggcagctggagcagccagaGCAGTCTGAATTCccgctgcagctggagcagctggagcagctggagcagctcccCCAGACGTGCCCAGAGCAACAAATTCAGGGGCAAGTGGGTACAGACTCCTCCCCCCTAACAAATCAGCCCACTGTGGTGCCCCCACAGATTCTCACTGGATCCCCTCACCCTGAGGTCTACTCAACTTCttcacagccccacccccttccgtactaccctcccaccccccataaCCCCCCTGAGAGGGACATAGACACTCAGGCCTGCCCGATCACTGCAGCCTCCCCGCCAAGGCCCGCCCCCATCCCTAACCCCATACTAGCCCCGTCTGTCGTCCCTGTCCcagcagagggggagaggaagtaTGCCCTGCGCAGCTCCGGACGCCCACGCTTCCCCTGCAGGCTGCGCAAGTCCTCGCGCCTTCGCCGACCCATGGAGGACGAGGACaggagggaggaaagggaggaTGAGGTggcacaggaggaggagaagatgtGGAAGGGTGAGGCTTTGGGGCTGGGGCttgggctggggctgggggaagAGTCCCTCCTGCCGGAGGGGGCCAGTATGTCCGGCGAGCTTCGGCCTATGCCCCAGGCTGCCGCACTGGGCAGGATGGAAATGTCGGCCCCCGAACCGACCCAGCAGGCCCCTGGCTCCCCCTCGTCCCGCGGTCGGCGCAGGGGGAGGTGCGTGGGCGTGCGCAAGATTGTGGTGAAAGTGGCCCGAATACCAGTCAGCCTGAGCCGTCGCCAGAAAAGCTATAAGATCTCGTCCATGGAGGCTCCCGCACAGCTGacggggcaggaggggggcagggggcccGGGGCGGAGGGCTGCGAGGGGGCAGGTGGTGCCGAAAGCGGGGCTGTGGCCCCCCGAGAGCCGACCGCGCTGCTGAAGATGAAGAACAACGGGAAAAGCGTGATGGTGATGTTCCCGCCGGGAGAGCTACCGGTCATCCTGAAGCGCCGCCGCGGCCGTCCGCCCAAGCAGGTCCTGCCGGGCCAGCCGGACCCCCGCGAGGTCCGAGCCAACGTGGCCAACACTGGGGAGCCCAAAAAGCAGAGGCGCCGCCGGCGGGTCAAGCTGCCCTCCCCGCAGCCCTCCTACGTGGCCGACACCAACGACGTAAAGGCCGAATACGGCGATGTGCTGTCCAAGCTGGCCTTCCTCAACCGCCAGCCCCCGGCCACGGGACGCTGCTCCCCTCCCCGCTGCTGGACCCCCAGCGAGCCCGAATCCTTCCACACCCCCCCGGAGAACCCCGGGATCTCCACGCTGCTGCACAGACTCACGGGGTTCCGTCGCAGGGGGGGTCGCGCGGGCTGCACGGGCGCCCGTGGCGGCGGGGTGGCGGGCTCCAGCGAGGCCTTCAAAAGCTCCTTCAGCGACTTCTTCGAGACCATCGGGAAGAAGAGGAAAGTGCCCCCCTCTGAGCCAGGACAGTCCCGCAAACGGGGCaagggggcggcggcggggctcAGCCGAGCGGCTCTCCTGGGAGCCGAGCCCGGGGGCCTTGCCCCAGGCGAGAAACCCGTCCGCAAGCGCCGCTCGCGCAAGAACGGGGTGCTGAAGTCAGGGCAGgggcagcaggagcaggacgGGGCAAACGGGGGTGGTAGCTGGGCGGTTAAAGGGGGTGACCGGGAGAGGGGTCTGGGGTACCAGGGTTGCTCATCGCCCAGAGGGGGCTTTACCTCCTGTGATATGGGAAAAGGGGGCTTCTACCCCAGCCCAGGGgcgagtgggggtggggcagggagtGATGAGGCCCAGGGGCTCTTTGCGGGGTACTTCCGCTCCCTTCTGGACTCTGACGACTCCTCTGACCTGCTGGACATCTCCCTTTCCAGCCCCGCTTCACGCCCCGACTCCCGAAAACTGGGGCCCGGGTACGAGTCCAGCAGCCCTGCACCGAGTCAGCGCTGGTCCCCTGCCTTCCCTAAGAGGACCCCCAAGGGGCCTAGTCCTGCCAACGATGGACCCCTACAGCCGCAATGCAGCACTCCTGGCCGGCCCCCATATAGTTATAGCCTGTCCCAGACCTCTCCCACCACCTCGTTCCCTAAATCTGCACCCCcaaccctctctctgtctcgatCACCCAGCTCtcctcacccctcctcctccagtttTCCGCAGTACCTCTCCGGCTATAGCAGTGGGCAGCCAGCAGGGGCCGGCAGCGCCACGCCTCAGCAGCAGAGACTGAGCGACTGCAGCTACTCATACGGTGCAGGGCTCGGCAGTGGCAAGGCCGCGTCAGTCTCCCCCGCAGGGCAGTGCCACATGGGCTTTTCCAGCTTTCAGGCTGCTCAGGCTAAGCGGGGCTTTAGCAGCTACCCTGGATCAGCCCACTCAATGCGGGGGGAGCCTGGGCCCTTGGCGGGGCCAGCTTCTCCAGGCGGGAGTTACATGGCTATGGCGAAAAGCCCCTTCCCTTCCTCCTCACCCCCCGAGAGCTGCAGACAGTTCCCTTCTTCTCAGTGGGGATATAGACAGGGGTACCAGGGCTGGGGGAATGATAACTTTGGGCCACACCAGTACCATGTGTACAATGACTATGGCACCAGTGGCAGCCACGAGTCCAAAGACATCTTGGATATTTCAAACTACACACCTCAAAAGGTCAAGCAGAGGTCCTTCTCTGAGACCTTCTCTgagtcctcctctgactcctctCACCTGGGGCCAGCGGGTGCAagcatggggggaggggggagtggaggTTACAGACCACGGGACAACCTGCCATCGGGGGAGGTGCAGTCCAGTTTGTCCAGCCTAGAGAAGCTGATGCTGGACTGGCATGAGAGTTCAGCTGGCTCCTCTTACAACTGGAGCCAGAATGTCCTCTTCCAGGGGGGGTCTAAGCCAGGGCGGGGCCGGAGGAAACGGGCAGAGccccagggagagagggagggctgcCCCTTAAGTTTCCCGCCAGGCTCACCCTCCAGTTCTCCTTCGCCAGTGCCCGGTTCCAAACGTAGCCCAATGGCCGCTCGTCAGTCACGGGGGccgaggggcaggggggggttcTCTTCCTGTCAGCGCGAGAGAGCACCCCCAGGGAAGCCGAAACCCCAGAAGTCCCCTGCCTCTGTGACCCAAGCTGGAGGGGCGGGCCTGTTCCAGGACACACTGGACTATTACAGCGGGGACAGCAGCAGCCTCTCGCCCCTGCCCTCCCAACAGCAGGGCTACAGCATGGAGGTCTGCGAGTACTCCAGCCCCTACTCCGTGCACCCGTCCACACCCTCCTCCGACGAGCGCTTCGCCCAGATTTTCCCCGGCGAGACCGCTGCGCTTTCCCCTGGCATCTCCCTGCAGCCTGACGTCCTGAAGCCGTACCCCAAAGCGGCCCACCCCCCAGCATTCTCTGTGCCCTCCCGGACCTTCTCCCCGAgctgctcccccaccccccggctcCTGCCTTCCTGCGGCGCAGCCAACAGCCCCCACCGGGCCCCCAACAAGGACTTCTCACAGTACGACTCCCCCAGTTACtgtggctccccctgctggtacGGGCAAGGAGGTTCACTGGCCGGCAGCCCGCACAGCTACGAGGCGGACCGCCCTTCTGTGAGCGCCATGCCCCCCCACGCTCGGACTGAGAAAAGGGACCTAAGCCAGGTGGGGGGAGCGGGACTCCGATCGGCACCTCCGACCACTTCTCCTTACCCCACCCCTCTTCATCGAggctcctcctcttcgtcctccTGTGCCACAGTTGGCCTGGACTCCCCTCTCCCTGAGGACCTGGGTTTCTCCCTGCACCCTGACAGCTACCCCGCATTGGCCCAGCGCTACGCCCCACAGGCGCCCCGCGGTGGCGTATTATGCCAGTTGCTGGATCAGCCCGCCGAAGATGGGTTCACTGTCACCAGCCTGTAG